A stretch of Candidatus Neomarinimicrobiota bacterium DNA encodes these proteins:
- a CDS encoding nitroreductase, with protein sequence MDQPRSKRITQIMNQTASDLIQLRTSWRSCTGMPIPHEKLSLLDEFVRSKSQGVFGDSVRFELVAARSGDSNELKGLGTYGFIRGASGFVVGAVDKQINNLEDYGFLMEDIVLFATNLGLATCWLGGSFQKDNFSARINIQDHEVVPAVVSVGIGADSRNLVDRVIRNVAGSKKRLPWNQLFFETDCRTPLSRAKAQKFGEVFDMVRLSPSASNKQPWRIVMDGNSFHLFLKRTSGYRKPMFSDLQRIDMGIAMSHLEAVARELNFDGNWERSEVSFKHPDSWEYNITWVGV encoded by the coding sequence TTGGACCAACCCAGGAGCAAACGAATCACTCAAATAATGAATCAAACTGCCTCAGATCTTATTCAATTGAGGACCTCCTGGCGCAGCTGCACAGGTATGCCCATCCCCCATGAAAAACTATCTCTCCTGGACGAGTTTGTAAGGAGCAAATCCCAGGGTGTTTTCGGAGATTCAGTTCGATTTGAATTGGTGGCAGCCAGGTCTGGTGATTCGAATGAATTAAAAGGACTGGGGACCTATGGCTTTATTCGCGGTGCCAGCGGGTTTGTTGTGGGTGCGGTGGACAAGCAAATCAACAATCTGGAAGATTATGGCTTTTTAATGGAAGATATTGTCCTCTTCGCTACGAACCTGGGTCTGGCGACCTGCTGGTTGGGTGGATCCTTTCAGAAGGATAACTTTTCAGCAAGAATCAATATTCAGGATCATGAAGTGGTCCCTGCAGTTGTGTCTGTGGGCATAGGGGCAGATAGCAGAAATCTTGTTGATCGGGTCATCCGCAATGTTGCTGGATCAAAAAAACGTCTGCCCTGGAATCAGCTCTTCTTTGAAACTGATTGCCGCACCCCGCTGTCTCGAGCTAAAGCACAAAAATTTGGTGAAGTGTTTGACATGGTTCGCCTCAGTCCTTCAGCTTCCAACAAGCAGCCCTGGAGAATTGTGATGGATGGTAACAGTTTTCATCTCTTTCTAAAGCGAACAAGTGGATATCGTAAACCCATGTTTAGTGACCTTCAGAGAATCGATATGGGAATTGCCATGTCGCATCTTGAAGCTGTTGCAAGGGAGCTCAATTTTGATGGAAACTGGGAACGCTCTGAGGTTTCTTTCAAACATCCTGATAGTTGGGAATACAACATTACCTGGGTTGGTGTGTAA
- a CDS encoding amidohydrolase family protein, whose product MKNSILLVILTTVLLGQTEPLKDLMHVNPRVFVLQNAVVHIEPGQSISNASIVIRDGIILEVGTKVNVPEDAAIIDMDGDHIYAGFIDAWVDVDSMDLQQSHRSHWIDVVHPEWVASDSYTPDDRSVKERRKLGFTQLHTGLTKGIFRGQSSLIDMDGSASITIPAVSQVLDFYTRDRGEDGYPEALLGTIAVMRQTLYDAEWYEKAQKIYTRHPDKNEQPTADLALATLAEARSQGIPFLFRTAHETAAQRAIDISNEFDLKLWLIGSGYEYRRLSEIAEANPFIILPLNFPGKPDVTQPYRADQYTTEQLKHWDMAPDNAQKLVNSGVEIAFTSHGLEDLKQFRKNLVMAIERGLTETAALAALTTTPAKHFGLAKTHGKIKAGYQANFVVVRGNYFEASNPVQSIWVRGSRYDIDLNFDDEFDGLWDFSLEEMHGELTIKASPFKTSGSIKLDTTTISLDNLKLDGSQISWSTELPNTTPGMIRFKGFWTDEKLSGVALYPDGKEHEWMASNHTAAAPQIDTSTVLSSELKLSFPEGAFGFEQLPQQPSFLFINDATLWTSGPQGIIEKGDLLIQKGKIKKVGTDLTPPRGAMIIEANGKFVTPGLIDSHSHTAAASVNEGSQSITSEVRIQDVLDPDDISIYRELAGGLTTIQVLHGSANTIGGQNSVIKLRWGSDAHDLIMKRAPQGLKFALGENVKQSNWGDKNVTRYPQTRMGVEQILRDGFTRARDYKTNLENYSKRSLWRKTLTPPRRNLELDPLVEVLEGTRRVHVHSYRQDEILMMLRVAEDFGFTVTNMEHVLEGYKVADEMARHGAGAATFSDWWAYKFEVYDAIPYNAALMQNAGVLVSFKSDSDELARRMNLEAAKGIKYGGMTEIEALNTVTINPAKQLKIDKWVGSLEEGKDADFAVWSHSPLSTQAVCEQTWVDGKPYFSLEQNAELLAHDKQLRLDIIQKILTTKDEDRQGASADPENHKYQRADRDNQAWEGGAR is encoded by the coding sequence ATGAAAAATTCCATCCTCTTGGTAATACTAACGACGGTGTTGTTAGGTCAGACAGAACCGCTCAAAGATCTCATGCACGTCAATCCTCGGGTTTTCGTGCTTCAAAATGCCGTTGTTCATATAGAACCAGGACAGTCCATATCCAATGCCTCCATTGTTATCAGAGATGGTATTATCCTGGAGGTAGGCACCAAGGTCAATGTGCCAGAGGATGCGGCTATAATAGATATGGACGGGGATCATATCTATGCCGGGTTTATTGATGCCTGGGTTGATGTGGACTCTATGGATTTACAGCAATCCCACCGATCTCACTGGATAGATGTGGTTCATCCAGAGTGGGTTGCTTCTGACAGTTATACCCCTGATGACAGGTCAGTGAAGGAACGCAGGAAGCTTGGCTTCACCCAGCTCCATACCGGATTGACAAAAGGTATTTTTCGCGGACAATCCTCGCTTATTGACATGGATGGATCAGCCTCCATCACTATCCCGGCTGTGAGTCAGGTACTGGATTTTTATACCCGGGATAGAGGTGAAGATGGATACCCCGAGGCCCTCCTGGGGACCATTGCTGTAATGCGCCAAACACTCTATGATGCTGAATGGTATGAAAAAGCTCAGAAAATCTACACCAGACACCCAGATAAGAACGAACAGCCCACAGCAGACCTCGCCCTGGCCACCCTGGCTGAAGCTCGTTCCCAGGGGATCCCATTTTTATTCAGGACTGCCCATGAAACAGCTGCCCAGCGCGCTATTGACATTTCAAATGAATTTGACCTGAAACTCTGGCTCATCGGTTCCGGGTATGAATATAGACGTTTGTCTGAAATAGCAGAGGCTAACCCCTTTATCATTTTGCCGTTAAACTTCCCCGGTAAACCCGATGTCACACAACCCTATCGTGCAGATCAGTATACCACGGAGCAACTTAAACACTGGGACATGGCACCAGATAACGCACAAAAGCTGGTCAATTCAGGGGTTGAAATTGCATTCACATCACATGGCCTGGAAGATCTGAAGCAGTTTCGAAAAAATCTCGTAATGGCCATAGAACGGGGACTCACTGAAACCGCCGCCCTGGCAGCACTCACAACCACTCCTGCCAAACATTTTGGACTGGCCAAAACCCACGGCAAAATCAAGGCAGGCTATCAGGCTAATTTTGTAGTGGTTCGTGGAAACTATTTTGAGGCCTCCAATCCCGTGCAGTCCATCTGGGTCAGAGGCTCCAGATATGATATAGATCTCAACTTCGATGATGAATTTGATGGCCTCTGGGATTTTTCTCTGGAGGAAATGCATGGAGAACTGACCATCAAGGCGAGCCCTTTTAAAACCTCAGGAAGTATCAAGCTGGATACCACCACTATCTCTCTGGATAATCTAAAACTGGATGGCTCACAGATCTCCTGGAGTACCGAGCTACCAAACACCACCCCTGGAATGATCAGATTCAAGGGTTTCTGGACCGATGAAAAACTTTCAGGTGTTGCACTTTATCCAGATGGCAAGGAACATGAGTGGATGGCGTCAAATCATACTGCCGCAGCTCCACAAATTGATACCTCAACTGTTTTGTCCAGCGAACTAAAATTGAGCTTCCCCGAAGGGGCTTTTGGGTTTGAACAACTTCCCCAACAACCCAGCTTTCTTTTTATTAATGATGCCACACTATGGACATCCGGCCCTCAAGGGATTATTGAGAAGGGTGACCTGCTGATCCAGAAGGGCAAAATCAAGAAGGTTGGCACTGACCTGACACCTCCCAGGGGCGCTATGATCATTGAAGCGAATGGTAAGTTTGTTACACCCGGGCTTATCGATTCACACAGCCATACTGCTGCAGCATCTGTGAATGAGGGTTCACAAAGCATCACCTCAGAGGTGCGTATCCAGGATGTTCTCGATCCAGACGACATCAGTATCTATAGAGAGCTGGCCGGCGGTCTCACCACTATTCAAGTCTTGCACGGATCAGCCAACACCATTGGCGGCCAGAACTCTGTGATCAAATTGCGCTGGGGATCAGATGCACATGATTTGATCATGAAACGAGCTCCCCAGGGACTCAAATTCGCACTGGGTGAAAATGTAAAGCAGTCCAACTGGGGTGATAAAAACGTCACCCGCTATCCCCAGACCCGTATGGGTGTGGAGCAGATTTTGAGAGATGGATTCACGCGCGCCCGGGACTATAAGACCAATCTGGAGAACTATTCAAAAAGATCGCTCTGGCGCAAGACCCTCACTCCTCCACGTCGTAATCTGGAACTGGATCCACTGGTTGAAGTCCTGGAGGGCACACGCCGGGTACATGTCCACTCCTACCGCCAGGATGAGATCCTCATGATGCTTCGCGTGGCTGAGGATTTTGGATTCACAGTCACCAACATGGAGCATGTGCTGGAGGGCTACAAAGTTGCCGATGAAATGGCGCGACATGGAGCTGGAGCTGCTACCTTTTCAGATTGGTGGGCTTATAAATTTGAGGTCTACGATGCCATTCCCTATAATGCAGCGCTTATGCAGAATGCCGGGGTGCTGGTTTCCTTTAAGAGCGATTCAGATGAACTGGCACGACGCATGAATCTGGAAGCCGCCAAGGGGATTAAATATGGTGGTATGACGGAGATTGAGGCCCTGAATACAGTGACCATCAATCCTGCGAAGCAATTAAAGATCGATAAATGGGTGGGGTCACTTGAAGAAGGCAAGGATGCTGATTTTGCGGTCTGGAGCCACTCCCCCCTTTCAACTCAGGCCGTCTGTGAACAAACCTGGGTGGATGGAAAGCCTTATTTCAGTCTGGAGCAGAATGCAGAATTGCTGGCTCATGACAAGCAGCTTCGTCTGGATATCATCCAGAAAATTCTGACTACCAAAGATGAAGACAGGCAAGGTGCATCAGCTGACCCGGAGAACCATAAATATCAACGGGCCGATCGAGATAACCAGGCCTGGGAAGGAGGTGCCAGATGA